A region from the Solibacillus sp. FSL H8-0523 genome encodes:
- a CDS encoding response regulator has product MKEILIVDDQPGIRLLLNEVFKKEGFHTHLAANGFDALKIAETTTLDCALLDMKIPGMDGLEILERLKAIQPTIPVVMMTAYVEQHMIDSATELGVAKYFTKPFNIFEMRDEVKKILAIPEKI; this is encoded by the coding sequence TTGAAGGAAATATTAATTGTGGATGATCAGCCCGGTATTCGATTGCTATTAAATGAGGTATTTAAAAAAGAAGGGTTTCACACACATTTAGCTGCAAACGGCTTTGATGCGTTGAAAATTGCAGAAACAACGACACTTGATTGTGCATTATTAGATATGAAAATTCCGGGAATGGACGGATTGGAGATTTTGGAACGCTTAAAAGCAATCCAGCCAACTATCCCCGTTGTCATGATGACTGCTTATGTTGAGCAGCATATGATTGACAGTGCTACAGAATTGGGAGTCGCAAAATATTTTACAAAGCCTTTTAATATTTTTGAGATGCGGGATGAAGTGAAAAAAATATTAGCGATTCCAGAAAAAATATAG
- a CDS encoding class II fructose-bisphosphate aldolase, translating into MALVSMKEMLIKAKAEGYAVGQFNINNLEWTQAILAAAQEENSPVILGVSEGAGKYMGGFYTVVKIVEGLMQDMNITVPVAIHLDHGSSFDKCKAAIDAGFTSVMIDASHHSFEENVAITKEVVAYAHAKGVSVEAELGTVGGEEDGVIGGIMYANPQECKALVEATNIDCLAPALGSVHGPYKGEPNLGFTEMEEISTLTDLPLVLHGGTGIPTKDIQRSVSLGTAKINVNTENQIAASKVIREFLDNDKKTYDPRKFLGPAREAIKTTVIGKMREFGSSQKA; encoded by the coding sequence ATGGCATTAGTTTCAATGAAAGAAATGTTAATTAAAGCAAAGGCAGAAGGTTATGCAGTTGGTCAATTCAACATTAACAACTTAGAATGGACACAAGCGATTTTAGCGGCAGCACAAGAAGAAAATTCACCAGTTATTTTAGGTGTTTCTGAAGGCGCAGGAAAATACATGGGCGGTTTCTACACAGTTGTAAAAATTGTTGAAGGTTTAATGCAAGACATGAACATCACAGTTCCTGTTGCAATTCACTTAGACCACGGTTCAAGCTTTGATAAATGTAAAGCAGCAATCGATGCTGGATTCACTTCAGTAATGATCGACGCTTCTCACCACTCATTCGAAGAAAACGTAGCTATTACAAAAGAAGTTGTAGCATATGCGCACGCTAAGGGTGTATCAGTTGAAGCAGAATTAGGCACAGTTGGTGGGGAAGAAGACGGCGTAATCGGTGGTATTATGTACGCAAATCCTCAAGAATGTAAAGCGTTAGTAGAAGCAACAAATATTGATTGCTTAGCGCCTGCACTTGGCTCTGTACACGGTCCATACAAAGGTGAACCGAATTTAGGTTTCACTGAAATGGAAGAAATCTCAACATTAACAGACTTACCTTTAGTATTACACGGCGGTACGGGAATTCCAACAAAAGATATCCAACGTTCAGTTTCTTTAGGTACGGCAAAAATTAACGTAAACACAGAAAATCAAATCGCGGCTTCAAAAGTAATCCGTGAGTTTTTAGATAATGACAAGAAAACGTACGATCCACGTAAATTCTTAGGTCCAGCTCGTGAAGCGATTAAAACAACAGTAATTGGCAAAATGCGCGAATTCG
- a CDS encoding DUF2529 family protein — protein MSKILTTQLTGLFQRIGQSEEEAIEETARLLAQAAIGQGTVYFATFGELEAIAIQAEQGVQPFAKFARYDEAIELMPADRVIIFTRQASDEQALLLARKLHKEFIPFSAVASEVASDDNELSDLAYTYISLKMRGGILPHPTKLGERIVFPHIMAALYIYEAIKMEFDEMVAGDEDDEEETASPFA, from the coding sequence ATGTCAAAAATTTTAACAACACAACTAACGGGCCTTTTTCAACGTATCGGGCAATCCGAAGAAGAGGCTATTGAAGAAACAGCGCGCTTACTTGCACAAGCAGCAATTGGTCAAGGAACCGTGTATTTTGCAACATTTGGTGAACTGGAAGCAATTGCGATTCAAGCAGAGCAAGGCGTACAGCCTTTTGCAAAATTTGCACGCTACGATGAGGCAATTGAATTAATGCCCGCCGACCGCGTCATAATTTTTACGCGTCAGGCATCTGACGAACAGGCACTTCTGTTAGCACGAAAGCTCCATAAAGAGTTCATTCCATTTTCAGCTGTTGCAAGCGAAGTCGCATCAGATGACAATGAATTAAGCGATTTAGCCTACACATATATTTCATTAAAAATGCGTGGTGGTATTTTACCACATCCAACTAAGCTTGGTGAGCGCATCGTTTTCCCACATATTATGGCGGCGTTATACATTTACGAAGCGATAAAAATGGAATTTGATGAAATGGTTGCTGGTGATGAGGATGACGAAGAGGAAACCGCTTCACCATTTGCTTAA
- the rpoE gene encoding DNA-directed RNA polymerase subunit delta gives MHDLNFRGLTDEQLAEESLIDLAYALLEDTKQAMPLNDLLKEIQKLNGISDEDLKSRLVQFYTDLNVEGRFLLNHENGWGLREWYKVETIEEETAPTIKSRKKKAKVADEDEELVELDEEDVLFEEDYDEFVEEDDADDAEEDIDFVEEEIEDIDADIDEELIEEEDGFIIEEDEEEEIEDEDLK, from the coding sequence GTGCACGATTTGAACTTTCGTGGCTTAACAGATGAGCAATTAGCAGAAGAGTCGTTAATCGACTTAGCATATGCACTTTTAGAAGATACAAAACAAGCAATGCCTTTAAACGATCTATTAAAAGAGATCCAAAAATTAAACGGTATTTCAGATGAGGACCTAAAGTCTCGTTTAGTACAATTCTATACAGACTTAAACGTAGAAGGCCGTTTCTTATTAAACCATGAGAATGGTTGGGGCTTACGTGAATGGTACAAAGTTGAAACAATCGAAGAAGAAACTGCACCAACAATTAAATCTCGTAAAAAGAAAGCAAAAGTTGCTGACGAAGACGAAGAGTTAGTTGAACTGGATGAAGAAGATGTATTATTCGAAGAAGACTACGATGAATTCGTAGAAGAAGATGATGCAGATGACGCTGAAGAAGATATCGATTTCGTTGAAGAAGAAATCGAAGACATCGATGCAGACATCGACGAAGAATTAATCGAAGAAGAAGACGGCTTCATTATTGAAGAAGACGAAGAAGAAGAAATCGAAGACGAAGATTTAAAATAA
- a CDS encoding CTP synthase, with translation MTKYIFVTGGVVSSLGKGIVAASLGRLLKNRGLEVTIQKFDPYLNIDPGTMSPYQHGEVFVTDDGAEADLDLGHYERFIDINLGKHSTVTSGKVYQAVLNKERRGDYNGGTVQVIPHVTNEIKDRVQRAGRETSADVVITEIGGTVGDFESLSFLEAIRQMRRDLGHDNVMYIHCTLMPYIKAAGEMKTKPTQHSVKELRSLGIQPNIIVLRTEQPVPQDMKEKIALFCDVRASDIIESRDAEHLYEVPLNLHAQGFDQIVLDHFGIKAPKADMEDWKELVELVKHLEHKTRIALVGKYVELQDAYISVVEALKHAGYVYNSDIEIEWINAEHVTAENVDELLSHVDGILVPGGFGDRGVEGKIEATRYARENDVPFFGICLGMQMATVEFARNVLNLEGAHSTELNKDTKYPIIDFLPDQSEDTDLGGTLRLGLYPCKLKEGSVARAAYNGEALVYERHRHRYEFNNEFREAMEAAGMVFSGTSPDNKLVEIIELPEKKFFVAGQFHPELISRPQRPQPLFREFVGAAFNNRK, from the coding sequence ATGACAAAGTATATTTTCGTAACGGGTGGCGTCGTTTCATCACTTGGTAAAGGGATCGTCGCAGCATCATTAGGCCGTTTATTAAAAAACCGTGGATTAGAAGTAACAATCCAAAAATTTGACCCATATTTAAACATCGATCCAGGTACAATGAGCCCGTACCAACATGGTGAAGTGTTCGTAACAGATGATGGCGCAGAAGCAGATTTAGACTTAGGTCACTATGAGCGTTTCATCGACATTAACCTTGGGAAACACTCAACGGTAACTTCTGGTAAGGTGTACCAAGCAGTACTAAACAAAGAGCGTCGTGGCGATTACAACGGTGGTACAGTTCAAGTAATTCCACACGTAACAAATGAAATTAAAGACCGCGTACAACGTGCAGGTCGCGAAACTTCTGCTGACGTAGTTATCACGGAAATCGGTGGTACGGTAGGGGACTTTGAATCACTTTCATTCTTAGAAGCGATTCGTCAAATGCGCCGTGACTTAGGTCATGACAACGTAATGTACATCCACTGTACGTTAATGCCTTACATTAAAGCAGCAGGCGAAATGAAAACAAAACCAACACAACACTCAGTAAAAGAGTTGCGTTCGTTAGGTATTCAGCCAAATATCATCGTGTTACGTACAGAACAACCTGTACCTCAAGACATGAAAGAAAAAATCGCGTTATTCTGTGACGTACGTGCTTCAGATATTATTGAATCTCGTGATGCAGAGCACTTATATGAAGTACCACTTAACTTACATGCACAAGGCTTCGACCAAATCGTACTTGACCATTTCGGCATCAAAGCACCAAAAGCAGATATGGAAGATTGGAAAGAGCTTGTAGAGTTGGTAAAACATTTAGAACACAAAACACGTATTGCATTAGTTGGTAAATATGTAGAGCTACAAGATGCTTATATCTCAGTAGTAGAAGCATTAAAACACGCAGGTTATGTGTACAATTCAGATATCGAAATCGAATGGATTAATGCAGAGCACGTAACAGCAGAAAATGTGGACGAGCTATTAAGCCATGTAGACGGTATTTTAGTACCTGGTGGCTTCGGTGACCGTGGTGTTGAAGGAAAAATCGAAGCAACGCGCTATGCACGTGAAAACGACGTACCATTCTTCGGTATTTGCTTAGGTATGCAAATGGCAACAGTAGAATTTGCGCGTAACGTATTAAACTTAGAGGGCGCACACTCTACAGAATTAAATAAAGATACGAAGTACCCAATCATCGACTTCTTACCAGATCAATCAGAAGATACAGATTTAGGCGGTACATTACGTCTTGGTTTATATCCATGTAAATTAAAAGAAGGTTCAGTTGCACGCGCTGCATATAACGGCGAAGCGTTAGTATACGAGCGTCACCGTCACCGTTATGAGTTCAATAACGAATTCCGTGAAGCAATGGAAGCAGCAGGTATGGTATTCTCAGGTACTTCTCCTGACAATAAGCTAGTTGAAATCATTGAATTACCAGAGAAAAAATTCTTCGTGGCAGGCCAATTCCACCCAGAATTAATCTCACGCCCACAACGCCCACAACCACTATTCCGTGAATTCGTAGGCGCGGCTTTCAATAACCGTAAATAA